From a single Arachis hypogaea cultivar Tifrunner chromosome 3, arahy.Tifrunner.gnm2.J5K5, whole genome shotgun sequence genomic region:
- the LOC112734206 gene encoding uncharacterized protein, producing the protein MSRPMEEDTSKTEEEEFNTGPLSVLMMSVKNNTQVLINCRNNKKLLGRVRAFDRHCNMVLENVREMWTEVPKTGKGKKKAQPVNKDRFISKMFLRGDSVIIVLRNPK; encoded by the exons ATGAG CCGGCCCATGGAGGAAGAT ACTAGTAAGACTGAGGAAGAGGAGTTTAACACCGGTCCGCTGTCTGTACTCATGATGAGTGTTAAGAACAACACGCAG GTACTTATCAATTGCCGAAACAACAAAAAGCTTCTTGGTCGTGTTAGGGCTTTTGATAGACACTGCAATATGGTTCTTGAAAATGTACGGGAGATGTGGACTGAG GTGCCAAAGACTGGTAAAGGTAAGAAGAAGGCTCAGCCAGTCAACAAGGATAGATTCATCAGCAAAATGTTCCTCCGTGGAGATTCTGTCATCATTGTTCTTAGGAACCCTAAATAA